A single genomic interval of Cellvibrio sp. PSBB023 harbors:
- a CDS encoding diguanylate cyclase, which translates to MNYQNIQLFVLIIPASLLLLGIAFIICQLILREQTFLAWVANGYILTALALAAQSLMDNQQLSNWAVVTGTFYLFGIWSIAHGMALRKGSHAHPVMGVLIGLITLSLLFYFSWIAENLWLRIIILSLGMGAMQLLVAKHFLTQYPDGDMFDRALSIAYISIIIYTLVRPIVIFFFSSPDNFGELTKSNYWLLMLSASILLSLWLALVIFAITVRDIVLKLNDERYRDPLTHLLNRRGFFEEAKKLLGSHTDSYYFLLTCDIDHFKHVNDNWGHLAGDKVLQAVSKAIVKNVRKGDLVARFGGEEFVVFLRGMDIADARKIAERIREEIEQTTFNSISTRVTASFGLADIAASDDLVSAIGRADARLYNAKQNGRNQVCWNE; encoded by the coding sequence GTGAATTATCAAAACATCCAATTATTTGTTCTGATTATCCCCGCCAGCCTACTGCTGTTGGGTATTGCTTTTATTATTTGTCAGTTGATTTTGCGCGAGCAAACATTTTTAGCCTGGGTGGCAAATGGCTACATACTAACGGCGCTAGCGCTGGCAGCACAAAGCCTGATGGACAATCAACAATTGTCGAACTGGGCCGTTGTTACTGGCACTTTTTATCTATTTGGCATCTGGTCTATTGCCCACGGCATGGCGCTACGTAAAGGTAGCCATGCGCACCCGGTGATGGGTGTATTAATCGGGCTGATTACGCTGTCACTACTGTTTTACTTTTCATGGATCGCAGAAAACCTCTGGTTACGCATTATTATTTTAAGCCTCGGCATGGGGGCAATGCAGCTGCTGGTTGCAAAGCATTTTCTGACTCAGTATCCCGATGGCGACATGTTTGATAGAGCACTTTCCATTGCCTATATCAGCATTATTATTTACACCCTCGTTCGGCCGATTGTGATTTTTTTCTTTTCATCGCCCGATAATTTTGGCGAGCTAACCAAGTCCAACTACTGGCTACTCATGTTATCCGCCAGCATCTTGCTCAGCCTTTGGTTAGCACTGGTTATTTTTGCAATTACAGTACGCGACATAGTGCTTAAACTGAATGACGAGCGCTACCGCGACCCGCTCACACACTTATTAAATCGCCGCGGTTTTTTTGAAGAGGCCAAAAAACTTTTGGGATCTCATACTGACAGCTACTATTTTTTACTGACCTGCGATATCGATCACTTTAAACATGTAAACGACAACTGGGGCCACCTTGCCGGCGATAAAGTATTGCAAGCCGTGAGCAAAGCCATTGTGAAAAATGTACGCAAAGGAGATTTGGTTGCCCGGTTTGGTGGAGAAGAATTTGTGGTTTTCTTACGTGGAATGGATATCGCCGATGCGCGCAAAATAGCCGAGCGCATCCGCGAAGAAATTGAGCAAACAACGTTTAACAGCATTTCCACCCGCGTAACCGCTAGTTTTGGCCTTGCCGATATTGCCGCCAGCGACGATCTGGTTAGCGCTATCGGCCGTGCTGATGCGCGCCTCTACAACGCCAAACAAAATGGCCGTAATCAGGTGTGTTGGAACGAGTGA
- a CDS encoding DUF72 domain-containing protein — protein MQNSLFGDAEATPSAPATISSRSVAPAMPDPALIALAETLPAHLRLGTSSWNYPGWAGLVWDREYPATHLSRYGLAAYAQHPLFRTVSVDRSFYRPLNVAQYAEYAAQVGNDFRFVVKAPSLITDALVRDESGKGMRHNPHFLNAEQAVQMFVEPALEGLRHRLGALVFQISPLPAAWLTRMPEMIDRLHRLLRAIPALQPKAPDGVVAVEVRDPQWLTPHFVQALRDTGATYCMGLHAKMPHITEQLPILRALWPGPLVCRWNLNPLHGAYGYEDARDLYSPFDKMVDPDVETRNELVRVIAGTAGAGQNVFVTLSNKAEGSAPLSVIALARALCDRQGPDHS, from the coding sequence ATGCAGAACTCGTTATTCGGTGACGCTGAAGCGACACCTTCCGCACCCGCGACAATATCCAGCCGCAGTGTAGCGCCCGCCATGCCCGATCCCGCCTTGATTGCCTTGGCAGAAACCCTGCCCGCTCACTTGCGCCTCGGCACTTCATCCTGGAATTACCCAGGCTGGGCCGGATTGGTATGGGACCGTGAATACCCCGCAACCCATCTGTCCCGCTACGGCCTTGCCGCCTATGCACAACATCCACTCTTTCGCACGGTCAGTGTGGATCGCAGTTTTTACCGGCCATTGAACGTCGCCCAATACGCAGAATATGCGGCGCAAGTCGGCAATGATTTTCGCTTTGTGGTGAAAGCGCCCAGCCTCATTACCGATGCTCTGGTGCGCGACGAGTCCGGTAAAGGCATGCGGCATAACCCACACTTTCTGAATGCGGAACAGGCGGTACAAATGTTCGTCGAGCCTGCACTGGAAGGCTTGCGCCACAGACTTGGCGCGCTGGTATTTCAAATAAGCCCCCTGCCCGCCGCCTGGCTGACGCGCATGCCGGAGATGATTGATCGCCTGCACCGATTACTGCGTGCGATACCTGCGCTGCAACCCAAGGCACCTGATGGGGTCGTCGCTGTCGAAGTACGCGACCCGCAATGGTTAACACCGCATTTTGTGCAGGCATTACGCGATACTGGCGCGACCTATTGCATGGGGCTGCACGCCAAAATGCCACACATTACAGAGCAATTGCCTATCCTGCGCGCGCTCTGGCCAGGGCCTTTGGTTTGTCGTTGGAATTTAAACCCCTTGCATGGCGCTTACGGCTATGAAGATGCCCGCGATTTATATTCGCCCTTTGACAAGATGGTGGACCCGGATGTGGAAACCCGCAACGAATTAGTGCGTGTTATTGCCGGTACTGCCGGTGCAGGTCAAAATGTTTTTGTCACGCTCAGCAATAAAGCAGAAGGCTCTGCACCACTGTCGGTAATTGCATTAGCCCGCGCGCTTTGCGATCGCCAAGGCCCAGACCACTCATAG
- a CDS encoding AEC family transporter: MLSELLAILAPIVISVSAGFIWGKTGSDFPADFISRIVMNIGTPCLIISVMAKVDVQPSVMGQVALATAIIMSAMGLFGWALLRWMKLEISTYLPPLIFPNNGNMGLPLCLFAYGQTGLALALGSFMVMMVATFTVGLLLVSTSEGGIVKRVASIAKQPVIYAMVIAVLLLITDTELPRWISNTLDLLGGIAIPLMTIALGVSLATLRIHFWKRSLLFSVSRVGGGLLFGFIVCEFMGLTGTPRNVVLLQSAMPVAVFNYLLALRYNQKPEEVAAMVLVSTVIAFIGLPFLLLVIL; the protein is encoded by the coding sequence ATGCTCAGCGAATTACTCGCCATTCTTGCTCCTATTGTGATTTCGGTCAGTGCCGGTTTTATCTGGGGCAAAACCGGCAGCGATTTTCCCGCCGATTTTATTTCGCGCATCGTGATGAATATAGGCACGCCCTGCTTGATTATCAGTGTGATGGCGAAAGTAGATGTGCAGCCTTCCGTCATGGGGCAGGTAGCGCTAGCGACTGCCATCATCATGAGCGCGATGGGCTTATTTGGTTGGGCGTTGTTGCGCTGGATGAAACTGGAAATCAGCACCTATTTGCCACCGCTCATTTTTCCCAACAATGGCAACATGGGCTTGCCGCTGTGTTTATTTGCTTACGGCCAAACTGGCCTCGCACTCGCGCTGGGTTCCTTTATGGTGATGATGGTGGCGACCTTTACAGTGGGGTTATTGCTAGTGTCCACCAGCGAAGGCGGCATTGTTAAACGTGTGGCCTCCATCGCTAAACAGCCAGTGATTTATGCCATGGTAATCGCCGTTCTATTATTAATTACCGATACAGAATTACCGCGCTGGATCAGTAACACCCTTGATCTCCTCGGTGGCATTGCCATTCCTTTAATGACCATCGCACTGGGCGTTTCCCTTGCTACGTTGCGCATTCATTTTTGGAAGCGCAGCCTGTTGTTTAGTGTGTCGCGTGTGGGTGGCGGCCTGCTATTTGGTTTTATTGTGTGCGAATTCATGGGCTTAACGGGCACGCCACGTAATGTGGTGTTATTGCAATCGGCCATGCCGGTGGCTGTGTTCAACTATTTGCTGGCGCTGCGCTACAACCAAAAGCCGGAAGAGGTTGCGGCCATGGTGTTGGTATCCACTGTCATTGCATTTATCGGCTTGCCGTTTTTGTTGCTGGTTATTTTGTAG
- a CDS encoding putative Ig domain-containing protein: MSNKLLMGLSSLLLPLGLYGMPVQSAVPIFENSTPSVSNTTTASFQITADINEAGAVYYVVVANNSGVPTAAQVKNGKDSSGADAIKSGSQTITNGSFAHTFNVTGLSEATTYDVYMVAQDDEGTPNVSAVTAKVSATTLSNNSAVSFACDAVNTQFGTQQTIAPDHNMVYPSTSTNVQPGRFLNEYFYSNFAAGETINIVASSGGNGSNGNDASLYLYDTDFTNSLFEASNNTGVNFNKNVSHTFTQADVDNNLNSLNAYVDVINTNNLGLTLTLQITCSAGVTNAAPVISNLNSDSVAWPGVGNTVTLDAGGDATVADTELDAANWNGASLTVQRNAGGTNTPVNSDLFSFNSSGYTLSGGNLQTGATTFGTFTNINGVLTISFNANATNTLVRDVMRGIQYRNDTPAGDATIRFALSDGTTSTTADVAVTTDYVYVTNTTDTAVIDLTNGVSFSEAVAIAAADVTGSQTLILSSAFTGSMSLAGNLAITESLAIDGNSTSGLVIAGSTITLSGGTTLHLTNASGTLTIGSTVAGSGALSKSGAGTLALSSTTNNSGWSGALSVLGGTLSVSGSTTPTFFPTGSLTLNGGTLLMTVVGTPGTTLTVPNSLVLGASGGTIAVGGGSGLNIANFSGVISGSGNLTKSSAAILQLSGTNTYTGTTNLSAGTLRVSGDANLGAGNVTLASGVTLDVTGGTTIDNSIALSGDATINNSGSLTLSGVVSGANTLIKSGSGTLTLSGTNSYSGTTVNAGTLSVAGDANLGSGVITLNRGTLAVTSAATIDNVIALTDDGTFDLAATTSFTGQLSGEYRLAKYGVGDLIVANSNNTNMTGEIAVFEANLLVADGSYMPSTVVLRGGNLIFTDATTVSSVVAVQADAFISNSNNVTLNNVIELGDSNHTLTKAGAGRLTLASTANSQFMAGKLVVEEGVLSVSDDRHLNAGDTTINGGTLAITATGIYDNNIVIGASNAVIDVSNSVTATLSGGITGVGGLGKTGAGSLRLAGAGSFTGATNVSGGTLVVNDALSSTSLVTVASGATLTGSGSVTNLLVNSGGTLSPGNSPGIFTVNGNLQMNSGSTLAVEINGTTAGTQYDQISVNGAVNVSGATLSATHGYTAGQGDSYTIIVNDAADAITGTFSGLAEGATTTAGGNGTVLSASYTGGTGNDFTLAAPLNAAPVIANLNGDSVSFIEDSDLILLDAGSDATVTDSDSLDFDGGNVTVAIVANRVSSEDVLSIQNQGTAGGQIGTSGLNITYGGTLIGTRTANGGTDINNLVITLNSAATPAIVQALVRSLTYTNTNTTTPDTSVRTVRVTVNDGDGGTSSNADIAVAVVATNDAPTLTATGATPTFTEGGAAVGLFSGTSVSTVESGQLITMLTVTVTNVTEGSDEVIYFDGSDIPLVNGFAGTSLIHGVDISVAVTGSTATLTLVRTGGLSSAQTLVDGMTYANRSTTPTLANRVVTITSVRDDGGTANGGVDTSSPNVSATVTISAVNSAPVVTTSTGVTAFTEGNNVASTPVVIDGDITVSDLDNATLASATVSLTANFQAAEDVLAFTNDGSTMGNISASFDNSTGVLTLTSTGATATLAEWELALATVTYTNSSETPSEATREISFVVNDGVDASVVSTKSISVTAVNDIPVISGIPALSINQGVAYSFTPSVSDTDSVVFLFSIANQPAWATFDPITGTLSGTPTNANVGTTAGIVITVSDGTTSTSLPAFSLTVVNVNDVPTISSTPVTTATQDVAYSYTFAAADGDAGDVLTLSAVTIPSWLSFNPATGVLTGTPTNADVGSHTVTLRATDADGLFIEQTFTLTVDNVNDVPVISGTPATSVDQDVAYSFTPTATDADVGDTLTFSITNQPSWASFNPATGALTGTPTGADVGVTDGIVISVSDGTLSASLPAFTLEVVANIDPLQPVVTAPDDITINATGLYTPVSLRQLLSLNPAATQEQVEAILNSMASDGVSGNTCCTTNPEGLNANNVLLLPPGRHEVTWKATNAADVSGTATQVVSINPLVSLSKSQVTVRGNDVSFRVLLNGRAPVYPLNIPYVIDSSTTATSAEHNLLSGIASFTQEGQMEVVVPVSLADVSGFSDSQLVIALGEGINAGATNRHVIEIKSGNVPPVVKLSIIQGGINTSLITVNGGPVTITATVFDANKADTHSFDWSATNGLADTDGNPVDAVRVIDPTGLSGTRQVNVTVADSAGASVLASVYFRVVTSLPVLPPDTDTDGDGLDDLLEGTGDADDNGIPDYLDNMPSSNILPQQGNTTNAFLVECDPGVRCGLGLFARSSTSGGVQVLDDELAALDGISADPTFKPVGGIFDFVVRDLPAVGQSVRIAIPQRTAIPANAVYRKYNNGRWESFVVDADNALHSAPGNPGYCPPPGNSEWRVGLIEGYLCVQLTIKDGGPNDDDGLENGAVVDPGAVSVALPVDPEPPTPEPPKPDVSLKSKGGGAVDGVWILLIGSLLMMKWIGARQRKSLLAAALLVTSVSSQALTDGKAFVRVDVYKVEGGTHEAAFSQTLAAAGHDFTVDRYDVDRRGYQIALGYQWHNYTYTELGFLELGDVNVDMTLDGDTDLVAFKRDFADAYPVSASGWTAVQGLTLFSERPINLSLEAGAYFWQDDRKTNQAQITLQSDSGVAPLAGVRMDWLLTKSISMGFNARRIYLGDQVVDLYSLSGRYRF; encoded by the coding sequence ATGTCTAACAAACTACTAATGGGCTTATCGTCATTGCTGTTACCGCTTGGGCTTTACGGAATGCCTGTGCAATCGGCCGTGCCTATTTTTGAAAACTCAACCCCTTCAGTCAGCAATACAACTACCGCCAGTTTTCAAATTACTGCTGACATTAACGAAGCTGGTGCTGTTTATTATGTGGTGGTCGCCAACAACTCGGGCGTACCAACTGCAGCTCAGGTGAAAAACGGAAAAGATAGCAGCGGTGCGGATGCTATTAAATCGGGTAGCCAAACGATTACCAATGGCAGTTTTGCGCACACGTTTAATGTAACAGGTTTGTCTGAAGCAACAACCTATGATGTGTACATGGTGGCTCAGGATGATGAAGGTACACCGAATGTAAGTGCGGTAACGGCTAAGGTGTCTGCCACAACCTTATCCAATAATAGTGCTGTTTCATTCGCCTGCGACGCTGTTAATACACAGTTTGGCACTCAGCAAACAATTGCGCCTGACCACAATATGGTATACCCATCGACCAGCACCAATGTGCAGCCTGGTCGTTTTCTTAACGAGTATTTCTATTCAAATTTTGCCGCGGGTGAAACGATCAATATTGTGGCATCGTCCGGTGGAAATGGCTCGAATGGCAATGATGCGTCCCTTTATCTTTATGATACTGATTTCACCAATTCTTTATTTGAGGCCTCCAATAATACTGGGGTCAATTTCAATAAAAATGTTTCGCATACTTTTACGCAAGCTGATGTAGATAACAACCTGAACTCCCTTAATGCATACGTTGATGTCATTAATACTAATAATCTGGGGCTAACATTAACTCTTCAAATTACTTGTTCTGCAGGAGTGACCAACGCGGCGCCTGTTATCTCCAATCTTAACAGCGACAGCGTCGCTTGGCCGGGAGTTGGCAATACGGTCACATTGGATGCTGGCGGTGACGCTACTGTCGCAGATACTGAACTTGACGCTGCCAACTGGAATGGTGCAAGCCTAACCGTGCAACGTAATGCCGGTGGTACAAATACACCTGTTAATTCAGATCTATTCAGTTTTAATTCGTCGGGTTACACCCTTAGCGGTGGGAATTTGCAAACAGGTGCTACTACCTTTGGCACTTTCACCAATATCAATGGTGTGCTGACGATCAGCTTTAATGCCAATGCTACTAATACCTTGGTGCGTGATGTTATGCGCGGTATTCAATACCGTAACGATACGCCTGCAGGTGATGCCACCATTCGTTTCGCGTTAAGCGATGGTACGACCAGCACTACGGCTGACGTCGCTGTAACTACCGATTATGTTTACGTGACAAATACTACTGATACTGCTGTTATTGACCTGACTAACGGGGTGAGTTTCAGTGAAGCGGTTGCGATTGCAGCAGCGGATGTTACCGGCAGTCAGACGCTGATATTAAGCAGTGCTTTTACCGGCTCAATGTCATTGGCTGGAAATTTGGCCATCACCGAGAGTTTGGCTATTGATGGTAATTCTACAAGCGGGCTGGTAATTGCGGGTAGCACCATCACCTTGTCTGGTGGCACTACTTTGCACCTAACCAATGCCAGCGGCACTTTAACTATTGGCAGCACAGTAGCCGGTAGCGGAGCACTGTCTAAGTCTGGTGCGGGTACTTTGGCGTTAAGCTCAACTACCAATAACAGCGGCTGGTCGGGTGCGCTGTCTGTTTTAGGCGGAACCTTGAGCGTTAGTGGCAGTACAACTCCCACCTTTTTCCCTACTGGTTCCTTGACCCTGAACGGCGGCACCCTCCTAATGACGGTGGTCGGAACACCGGGAACTACCTTGACAGTGCCCAACAGCCTAGTGTTAGGCGCGAGTGGTGGTACTATCGCTGTGGGCGGCGGCAGTGGTCTTAATATCGCTAATTTCTCTGGTGTGATCTCTGGTTCGGGTAACCTCACCAAATCGTCTGCTGCCATATTGCAACTCTCTGGCACAAACACCTATACCGGTACCACAAACCTATCGGCAGGGACGCTGCGTGTCAGTGGTGATGCGAATTTGGGTGCTGGCAACGTGACGCTGGCAAGTGGCGTTACGCTGGATGTTACTGGCGGCACCACCATAGATAACAGCATTGCTCTCAGTGGTGATGCCACTATTAATAACTCGGGTAGCCTTACCTTATCCGGCGTTGTCAGTGGTGCTAATACGCTGATCAAATCAGGTTCCGGGACACTGACCTTATCCGGTACTAACAGTTATTCCGGTACTACTGTGAATGCAGGCACCCTAAGTGTTGCTGGTGATGCGAATCTGGGTTCTGGTGTTATCACCTTGAACAGGGGCACGCTTGCGGTCACAAGTGCTGCCACAATCGATAACGTGATTGCCTTGACTGATGACGGCACATTTGACTTGGCTGCCACAACAAGCTTTACCGGTCAGCTTTCAGGGGAATACCGACTGGCAAAATACGGTGTTGGTGACTTGATTGTCGCCAACAGCAATAACACCAACATGACCGGTGAAATTGCTGTTTTTGAGGCCAATTTATTGGTTGCTGATGGTTCCTACATGCCGAGCACTGTTGTGTTACGTGGCGGTAATCTGATTTTCACCGATGCGACAACAGTATCCTCTGTGGTGGCCGTACAGGCAGATGCATTTATCTCCAACAGTAATAATGTCACGTTGAATAACGTTATCGAGTTGGGCGATTCCAATCACACCTTGACCAAGGCTGGCGCGGGTAGGCTAACGCTGGCCAGTACCGCTAACTCTCAATTCATGGCAGGTAAGCTTGTTGTAGAAGAGGGGGTTTTGTCTGTGAGTGATGATCGCCATCTTAACGCGGGCGATACCACGATCAACGGCGGCACTTTGGCCATCACGGCTACCGGTATTTACGACAACAATATTGTTATCGGTGCAAGTAACGCCGTGATTGATGTATCCAATAGTGTGACCGCAACGCTTTCAGGCGGGATCACTGGTGTTGGCGGACTGGGTAAAACTGGTGCTGGTTCGCTCAGATTGGCTGGGGCAGGTAGTTTTACGGGTGCTACAAATGTCTCGGGCGGTACGTTGGTCGTGAATGATGCTTTGTCCAGCACCTCTTTGGTGACAGTGGCATCTGGCGCGACTCTCACCGGATCAGGCAGCGTTACTAACCTTCTTGTTAATAGTGGCGGCACCCTCTCACCCGGCAATAGTCCCGGCATCTTTACAGTAAATGGCAACCTGCAAATGAACTCTGGTAGTACCTTGGCAGTTGAGATTAATGGTACAACTGCCGGAACTCAATACGACCAGATCTCGGTCAATGGTGCGGTGAATGTCAGTGGTGCAACCTTGTCAGCAACCCATGGCTACACCGCCGGGCAGGGCGATAGCTACACGATTATTGTCAATGATGCAGCAGATGCAATCACCGGTACGTTTAGTGGTTTAGCGGAAGGTGCTACTACAACGGCGGGTGGTAATGGCACAGTCCTGAGCGCAAGTTATACCGGCGGCACCGGCAATGATTTCACCCTGGCTGCGCCGCTGAATGCTGCGCCAGTTATCGCGAACCTGAATGGCGATAGTGTCAGCTTCATTGAAGATAGCGATCTCATATTGCTGGACGCTGGCAGTGATGCAACCGTCACTGACAGCGATTCGCTCGATTTTGACGGTGGTAATGTCACTGTCGCGATTGTTGCCAATCGTGTGAGCAGCGAAGATGTACTCTCGATTCAAAATCAGGGGACTGCAGGCGGTCAAATCGGCACCTCTGGTTTGAACATCACCTATGGCGGCACGCTTATTGGTACTCGTACCGCAAATGGCGGCACCGATATTAACAATCTTGTTATTACACTCAATAGCGCTGCGACTCCTGCCATTGTTCAAGCCTTGGTTCGTAGCCTGACTTATACCAATACGAATACCACTACGCCGGATACTAGTGTCCGAACTGTGCGCGTAACGGTAAATGATGGTGATGGTGGTACCAGCAGTAATGCGGATATTGCTGTTGCTGTTGTCGCGACCAACGATGCGCCGACATTGACTGCTACCGGCGCAACTCCCACCTTTACTGAAGGTGGTGCGGCTGTTGGTTTGTTCAGTGGAACCAGTGTAAGTACTGTGGAATCTGGCCAGTTGATTACCATGCTCACAGTAACTGTCACCAACGTTACTGAGGGTAGTGATGAGGTCATCTATTTTGATGGTAGCGATATTCCGCTGGTCAATGGTTTTGCGGGTACTTCATTGATCCATGGCGTGGATATCAGTGTTGCTGTAACTGGCTCAACAGCAACCTTGACGCTTGTCAGAACCGGTGGCCTTTCATCTGCGCAGACGTTGGTAGATGGGATGACCTATGCCAATCGCAGCACAACCCCGACGCTAGCGAATCGTGTGGTTACGATTACATCAGTGCGAGATGATGGCGGTACTGCCAATGGTGGCGTGGATACTTCCAGCCCCAATGTGTCAGCGACAGTCACTATCTCGGCAGTTAACAGCGCCCCTGTGGTAACTACCAGTACCGGTGTGACAGCATTTACCGAAGGTAATAATGTTGCCTCCACCCCGGTTGTTATTGATGGCGATATCACAGTGAGTGATCTGGATAATGCAACGCTTGCCTCTGCCACTGTGAGCCTTACTGCTAATTTCCAAGCGGCTGAAGATGTGCTGGCCTTTACCAATGATGGCAGCACCATGGGTAATATCAGTGCAAGTTTCGACAACAGTACAGGTGTGCTCACCTTAACCTCCACTGGTGCCACCGCGACCCTTGCTGAATGGGAACTTGCTCTGGCCACCGTGACTTACACCAACAGCTCCGAAACCCCCTCGGAAGCAACCCGCGAAATCAGTTTTGTGGTGAATGATGGCGTGGATGCGAGTGTTGTCAGTACCAAATCAATCAGTGTGACTGCGGTTAACGATATACCGGTCATCTCTGGTATTCCTGCGCTGTCGATCAACCAAGGCGTGGCTTACAGTTTCACACCAAGCGTGAGTGATACCGACTCGGTTGTGTTCCTCTTCAGTATCGCCAACCAACCTGCTTGGGCCACCTTCGATCCTATAACCGGAACATTGAGTGGTACGCCAACCAATGCGAATGTTGGAACAACAGCCGGTATTGTCATCACCGTGAGTGATGGCACTACATCGACCAGCTTGCCCGCGTTTAGCCTGACGGTTGTTAACGTTAACGATGTCCCGACCATTAGCTCCACCCCCGTCACCACTGCTACGCAAGATGTCGCCTACAGCTACACCTTTGCCGCTGCCGATGGTGATGCAGGTGATGTACTGACGTTAAGTGCAGTAACCATCCCAAGCTGGCTGAGCTTCAATCCCGCCACTGGCGTATTGACTGGTACACCGACCAATGCGGATGTGGGCAGTCATACCGTGACCTTGCGTGCGACCGATGCCGATGGTTTGTTCATAGAGCAAACCTTCACCCTTACGGTCGACAATGTTAATGACGTCCCTGTGATTAGCGGTACACCTGCTACTTCAGTTGATCAGGATGTTGCCTACAGCTTTACCCCAACCGCAACCGACGCGGATGTGGGTGATACGTTGACCTTCAGCATCACCAATCAACCAAGCTGGGCAAGTTTCAATCCGGCAACTGGTGCACTCACCGGCACACCAACCGGAGCCGACGTGGGTGTGACTGACGGGATTGTAATTAGCGTGAGCGACGGTACTTTGAGTGCATCACTGCCAGCCTTTACCCTGGAAGTGGTGGCGAATATTGATCCATTGCAACCTGTGGTGACCGCACCGGATGACATCACTATCAATGCCACAGGGCTTTACACTCCGGTCAGTCTGCGTCAGTTATTGAGCTTGAACCCGGCGGCAACTCAAGAGCAGGTGGAAGCCATCCTTAACAGCATGGCCAGTGATGGTGTGAGCGGTAATACCTGTTGCACCACCAATCCGGAAGGGTTGAATGCCAACAACGTGTTGCTGTTGCCTCCGGGGCGTCATGAGGTGACCTGGAAGGCCACTAACGCGGCGGATGTGAGCGGTACTGCTACCCAAGTGGTATCTATTAATCCGCTTGTATCGCTGAGTAAATCGCAAGTGACTGTGCGTGGTAATGATGTGTCCTTCCGGGTGCTACTCAATGGCCGTGCACCGGTATATCCACTGAATATCCCTTATGTGATCGATTCCAGCACTACGGCAACGTCAGCAGAACACAATCTGTTGAGCGGTATTGCCAGCTTTACCCAGGAAGGGCAGATGGAAGTGGTTGTCCCTGTTTCCCTCGCCGATGTAAGTGGGTTTAGTGATAGCCAGTTGGTGATTGCCTTGGGTGAGGGTATTAACGCTGGAGCAACTAACCGTCATGTGATTGAAATCAAGAGTGGCAATGTGCCTCCGGTGGTGAAACTGTCCATTATTCAGGGTGGCATTAATACCAGTCTGATCACTGTAAACGGTGGTCCGGTCACTATTACGGCAACAGTATTTGATGCAAATAAAGCTGACACCCATAGCTTCGACTGGTCCGCAACAAACGGCTTGGCTGATACTGATGGCAACCCTGTGGATGCTGTACGGGTCATTGATCCAACCGGGCTCAGTGGCACTCGTCAGGTAAATGTCACCGTGGCCGACTCAGCTGGTGCCAGCGTGTTGGCGTCTGTCTACTTCCGTGTAGTAACCAGCTTGCCGGTGTTGCCGCCGGATACCGACACTGATGGCGATGGGCTTGATGATCTGTTGGAAGGTACAGGCGATGCTGACGATAACGGTATCCCCGACTATCTGGACAATATGCCCTCCAGCAATATCCTGCCGCAGCAGGGCAACACGACCAATGCCTTCCTGGTCGAATGCGACCCCGGTGTGCGCTGTGGTTTGGGCTTGTTTGCACGCAGCAGTACCTCTGGTGGAGTACAAGTGCTGGATGATGAGTTGGCCGCGCTGGATGGCATAAGTGCTGATCCGACCTTTAAACCTGTTGGTGGCATTTTTGACTTTGTGGTTCGTGACTTGCCGGCAGTAGGGCAATCGGTACGTATTGCCATACCACAGCGCACAGCTATCCCTGCCAATGCGGTTTATCGTAAATACAACAATGGCCGCTGGGAGAGTTTTGTTGTGGATGCCGACAATGCGCTCCATTCTGCACCAGGCAACCCGGGTTACTGCCCACCACCGGGTAATTCTGAATGGCGAGTTGGTTTAATTGAAGGTTACTTGTGTGTGCAATTGACCATCAAAGACGGTGGCCCGAATGATGATGACGGTCTGGAAAATGGTGCTGTGGTCGACCCGGGTGCAGTCAGTGTCGCACTGCCGGTTGACCCTGAGCCACCAACCCCTGAACCACCAAAACCGGATGTCAGCCTCAAATCCAAAGGGGGCGGTGCGGTAGATGGTGTCTGGATCTTGTTAATAGGAAGCCTGCTGATGATGAAATGGATAGGTGCAAGACAACGCAAAAGCCTGCTCGCCGCCGCGCTGCTGGTGACCTCGGTCTCCAGCCAGGCACTGACCGATGGCAAAGCCTTTGTGCGAGTAGATGTCTACAAAGTTGAAGGTGGCACCCATGAAGCCGCCTTCAGCCAAACACTGGCCGCCGCCGGTCATGACTTCACGGTAGATCGTTACGATGTGGATCGTCGCGGCTACCAAATCGCCCTGGGTTACCAATGGCACAACTACACCTACACCGAACTGGGTTTTTTGGAGTTGGGTGATGTGAATGTCGATATGACCCTGGATGGCGACACTGATCTGGTCGCCTTCAAGCGCGACTTTGCCGATGCCTATCCGGTGAGTGCAAGCGGTTGGACGGCGGTGCAGGGATTAACCCTGTTCAGCGAGCGTCCAATTAATCTGTCGTTGGAAGCGGGCGCTTATTTCTGGCAGGACGACCGTAAAACCAACCAGGCCCAAATCACCTTGCAAAGTGACAGTGGTGTAGCGCCATTAGCGGGTGTGCGTATGGATTGGTTACTGACCAAGTCTATCTCGATGGGATTTAATGCACGGCGAATTTATCTGGGCGATCAGGTGGTTGATTTGTATTCGCTGTCTGGTCGTTATCGATTTTAA